The following are encoded together in the Coriobacteriia bacterium genome:
- a CDS encoding ABC transporter ATP-binding protein, with protein MPVLAARDIVQRFGRQEVLRGVSLGVERGEVLGLLGPSGAGKTTLVNILAGVAEPVSGLVKAFGEPMPSLELMRRMGYMAQSDALYTDLTASENLEFFGAIYGLTGPALKAAAAKALATANLTVEPRKQARDYSGGMRRRLSLATALLHEPELLILDEPTIGLDPLHRVGIWESFRKMAAEGRTLIVTTHVMDEAERCDRLALIRDGIFIAIGTPEDLKARAGAATLEDAFLHFARAEGADHDA; from the coding sequence ATGCCCGTTCTCGCCGCCCGTGACATCGTCCAGCGCTTCGGCCGGCAGGAGGTCCTCCGCGGCGTGTCGCTCGGCGTGGAGCGAGGCGAAGTGCTCGGACTCCTCGGCCCATCCGGTGCGGGCAAGACAACGCTCGTGAACATCCTGGCAGGCGTGGCCGAACCGGTCTCCGGGCTCGTCAAGGCATTCGGCGAGCCGATGCCATCGCTCGAGCTCATGCGGCGCATGGGCTACATGGCGCAGTCGGATGCGCTCTACACCGACCTCACCGCGAGCGAGAACCTCGAGTTCTTCGGCGCCATCTACGGACTCACCGGCCCCGCACTCAAGGCGGCCGCCGCCAAAGCGCTCGCCACCGCGAACCTCACGGTGGAGCCGCGCAAGCAGGCGCGCGACTACTCCGGCGGCATGCGCCGCCGTCTCTCGCTCGCCACCGCGCTGCTGCACGAACCGGAGCTGCTGATCTTGGACGAGCCGACGATCGGCCTCGACCCGCTTCATCGCGTGGGCATCTGGGAGTCGTTCCGAAAGATGGCCGCCGAAGGCCGGACGCTCATCGTCACCACACACGTGATGGACGAGGCCGAGCGATGCGATCGCCTCGCGCTCATCCGCGACGGCATCTTCATCGCCATCGGCACGCCGGAGGACCTGAAGGCACGCGCGGGGGCCGCAACGCTGGAGGATGCCTTCCTCCACTTTGCGCGGGCCGAGGGGGCCGATCACGATGCATAA
- the ord gene encoding 2,4-diaminopentanoate dehydrogenase: MIKVAVWGTGMMGQGLLGFILDRPKDIELVGAIVTNPAKEGKTVGELLGRSCDVSMTTDAAAVLAKNPEVVCICTQSNLDEIADQVEACVKAHANVLCIAEKLAFPWASDPDWAESYDALAKEHDVTVLGTGINPGFILDALIVAWTSICLRVDKIEAERVNDLSPFGPTVMASQGVGTTVAEFERGVAEGTIVGHIGFQESIRMIAEAIGWEIDEIVETREPIVTKVPRETPHVKVAPGDVCGCRHIGRGFSNGELKIELVHPQQIHPELEGIETGDYIRITGDPNVNMSNKPEIPGGKGTYASTGNYIPVITEAPAGILTVTDLPIPRFWAPTE; encoded by the coding sequence GTGATCAAGGTCGCGGTGTGGGGCACAGGGATGATGGGTCAGGGCCTGCTCGGCTTCATCCTGGACCGGCCGAAAGACATCGAGCTTGTGGGCGCCATCGTCACGAACCCTGCCAAAGAGGGCAAGACGGTCGGCGAGCTTCTCGGCCGCTCGTGCGACGTGAGCATGACCACCGATGCCGCCGCCGTGCTCGCGAAGAACCCCGAGGTCGTGTGCATCTGCACGCAGAGCAATCTGGATGAGATCGCCGATCAGGTAGAGGCGTGCGTGAAGGCCCACGCGAACGTGCTGTGCATCGCCGAGAAGCTCGCGTTCCCGTGGGCGAGCGACCCCGACTGGGCCGAGAGCTACGATGCCCTCGCCAAGGAGCACGACGTGACCGTCCTCGGCACCGGCATCAACCCCGGCTTCATCCTCGATGCACTCATCGTCGCCTGGACGTCGATCTGCCTGCGCGTCGACAAGATCGAGGCCGAGCGCGTGAACGATCTCTCGCCATTCGGCCCCACGGTCATGGCGAGCCAGGGCGTGGGCACCACCGTTGCGGAGTTCGAGCGCGGCGTGGCCGAAGGCACGATCGTGGGACACATCGGATTCCAGGAGTCTATCCGCATGATCGCCGAGGCGATCGGCTGGGAGATCGACGAGATCGTCGAGACACGCGAACCGATCGTGACGAAGGTGCCGCGCGAGACACCGCACGTGAAGGTGGCGCCGGGCGATGTGTGCGGCTGCCGCCACATCGGCCGCGGCTTCAGCAACGGCGAGCTCAAGATCGAGCTCGTGCACCCGCAACAGATCCACCCCGAACTCGAGGGCATCGAGACCGGCGACTACATCCGCATCACCGGCGATCCGAACGTGAACATGTCGAACAAGCCGGAGATCCCCGGTGGCAAAGGGACCTATGCGAGCACCGGCAACTACATCCCGGTCATCACCGAGGCGCCTGCGGGTATCCTCACCGTGACGGACTTGCCCATCCCGCGCTTCTGGGCTCCCACCGAGTAG
- the ortA gene encoding 2-amino-4-oxopentanoate thiolase subunit OrtA produces the protein MTDEFRCSPGDWVEVEYVLLEPAERAAGLPEDTAAQPLRAWVKGFARAAGMIGDAIEVETMSGRVVGGHLSAISPGYTHTFGTPPTELAAIGRELRARIAEYRADAMDGEFVPSHVPGVAGPEAGE, from the coding sequence ATGACTGACGAGTTCCGCTGCTCGCCCGGCGACTGGGTCGAGGTCGAGTACGTCCTGCTCGAGCCCGCCGAGCGAGCAGCCGGGCTTCCCGAGGACACCGCGGCACAGCCGCTGCGTGCCTGGGTCAAGGGCTTCGCGCGCGCTGCGGGGATGATTGGAGACGCCATCGAGGTCGAGACGATGTCGGGCCGCGTCGTGGGCGGGCACCTCTCGGCGATCAGTCCCGGCTACACGCACACCTTCGGCACGCCGCCGACCGAGCTTGCGGCCATCGGACGCGAGTTGCGCGCGCGGATCGCGGAGTACCGTGCGGACGCCATGGACGGTGAGTTCGTGCCATCGCACGTGCCGGGCGTCGCCGGCCCGGAAGCGGGTGAGTGA
- the ortB gene encoding 2-amino-4-oxopentanoate thiolase subunit OrtB — MATRYETVMARKGEIMKRALGMDYAEFERSPIAFDYEGMMSAHGYTLERIRGIQRSAGVGGTPLLELRNITDLVRSYAEPGYGARIFVKDEAANMAGSFKDRRASMSIHVAGEKGFAGVIAATSGNYGAAVASQAARAGLKCIICQETFDSRHVGQPEIVEKSRLCEAFGAEVVQMTVGPELFFHMLELLDATGYLSASLYSPFGVSGIESLGAELAEEMTALTGAPPTHVVCTHAGGGNTTGTARGLKRVGARTEIVSASVDLSGLHMASDTDFNRKSFTTGHTGFGVPFATWPDRADVPRNAARSLRYMDRYLTVSQGEVFYVTEALCKLEGLERGPSGNTAMAAAMSLARELPSDATVVVQETEYTGAGKHHWSQLAFARTQGVEVRCGDPAENVPGKAIVIPERPEQIRAQEADLGKLHRSYVRNALKHAGEGYQPTPEDLVFMAEDTNTSPATIEEMVAGLRAG, encoded by the coding sequence ATGGCGACCCGGTACGAGACCGTCATGGCCCGCAAGGGCGAGATCATGAAGCGCGCGCTCGGCATGGACTACGCCGAGTTCGAGCGGAGTCCGATCGCTTTCGACTACGAGGGCATGATGTCCGCCCACGGCTACACGCTCGAACGGATTCGCGGCATCCAGCGTTCGGCCGGCGTGGGCGGCACGCCGCTGCTCGAGCTACGCAACATCACCGACCTGGTGCGTTCTTATGCCGAACCAGGATACGGCGCGCGGATCTTCGTCAAAGACGAGGCCGCGAACATGGCCGGTTCGTTCAAGGACCGCCGCGCGTCCATGAGCATCCATGTTGCCGGCGAGAAGGGTTTTGCCGGCGTTATCGCCGCCACTTCGGGCAACTACGGTGCTGCCGTGGCGAGTCAGGCAGCGCGTGCCGGCCTCAAGTGCATCATCTGCCAGGAGACCTTCGATTCGCGCCATGTCGGCCAGCCGGAGATCGTCGAGAAGTCGCGGCTGTGCGAGGCGTTCGGCGCCGAGGTCGTGCAGATGACCGTCGGCCCCGAGCTCTTCTTCCACATGCTCGAACTGCTGGACGCGACCGGGTACCTCTCGGCATCGCTCTACTCGCCGTTCGGCGTGTCCGGCATCGAGAGTCTCGGTGCGGAACTCGCCGAGGAGATGACGGCGCTCACGGGCGCGCCACCCACGCACGTGGTGTGCACGCACGCCGGTGGCGGCAACACGACCGGCACGGCGCGCGGTCTCAAGCGAGTGGGCGCGCGGACCGAGATCGTGAGCGCAAGTGTGGACTTGAGCGGTCTGCATATGGCGAGCGATACGGACTTCAACCGCAAGAGCTTCACCACAGGCCACACCGGCTTCGGCGTGCCGTTTGCCACGTGGCCTGATCGCGCCGACGTGCCGCGCAACGCGGCGCGATCGCTGCGCTACATGGACCGCTATCTCACCGTGAGCCAGGGCGAGGTCTTCTACGTGACCGAGGCGCTCTGCAAGCTCGAGGGTCTCGAGCGCGGGCCGAGCGGCAACACCGCCATGGCCGCCGCGATGTCGCTCGCGCGCGAGCTGCCGAGCGACGCCACGGTGGTGGTACAGGAGACCGAGTACACCGGCGCCGGCAAGCACCACTGGAGCCAGCTCGCCTTCGCGCGCACGCAGGGCGTCGAGGTGAGGTGCGGTGACCCGGCCGAGAACGTTCCGGGTAAGGCGATCGTCATCCCCGAGCGTCCCGAGCAGATCCGCGCGCAGGAGGCCGACCTCGGCAAGCTGCACCGCTCCTACGTGCGCAACGCGCTCAAGCACGCCGGCGAGGGCTACCAGCCTACGCCCGAGGACCTCGTCTTCATGGCCGAGGACACGAACACGTCGCCTGCCACCATCGAGGAGATGGTCGCCGGGCTGCGAGCCGGGTAG
- a CDS encoding type II toxin-antitoxin system VapC family toxin codes for MTTCLVVDSCVAFKWFCQIGESGVAEAFALLEASARNAVALVAPGSLTLELANALRYSKHTEENVLTALEQLDLPHIQLFEATPKRLHAAALLSYRHNISVYDALFLGLAEELGCPLVSADGKAFAHIETPVELRLI; via the coding sequence ATGACCACATGCCTTGTGGTCGACAGCTGCGTCGCGTTCAAGTGGTTCTGCCAGATCGGTGAGAGCGGTGTGGCCGAGGCCTTCGCGCTGCTCGAAGCCAGCGCACGGAATGCGGTCGCGCTTGTCGCGCCGGGATCCCTGACGCTCGAACTGGCAAACGCCCTTCGCTACTCGAAGCACACCGAGGAGAACGTCCTCACAGCGCTCGAACAACTGGACCTCCCCCACATCCAGCTGTTCGAGGCCACTCCAAAGCGCCTGCACGCCGCAGCCCTGCTGTCATACCGCCACAACATCAGCGTCTATGACGCGCTGTTCCTTGGGCTCGCTGAGGAACTCGGGTGCCCGCTGGTTTCTGCTGACGGCAAGGCGTTCGCCCACATCGAGACGCCCGTGGAGCTCAGGCTGATCTGA
- a CDS encoding type II toxin-antitoxin system HicB family antitoxin → MAVYKVNVSLPEHLVSEIDEAAAELGLSRSGFIAEASTRYVVDVQNLSAEERRRKDIERAIESFKRIGAQAPPGTGQRMMEQLRRDRDTPPEMLR, encoded by the coding sequence GTGGCAGTCTACAAGGTGAACGTCTCCCTGCCCGAGCATCTGGTGAGCGAGATCGACGAGGCCGCGGCCGAGCTCGGCCTGAGCCGAAGCGGGTTCATCGCCGAGGCCAGCACGCGGTACGTGGTGGACGTCCAGAACCTGTCCGCCGAGGAACGCCGGCGTAAGGACATCGAGCGCGCGATCGAGTCCTTCAAGCGCATAGGAGCTCAGGCGCCGCCGGGTACCGGACAGCGGATGATGGAGCAGCTGCGCAGGGACCGGGACACTCCCCCCGAGATGCTGCGATGA
- a CDS encoding permease translates to MDLLATVFGWMNDQLLKMLWLNDLVGAFVENVLHLPLDERLGASVQFFLYDTVKIFVLLSTLIFVISYVQSYFPPERTKRILGRFDGIGGRILGALLGTITPFCSCSSIPLFIGFTSAGLPLGVTFSFLISSPLVDLASVILLASIFNWKIAGAYVVVGLVLAVAGGSAISALKMERFVEPFVYGSHLVDIDLPEMTRRDRLSFAWDAVTEIVKRVWPYVLAGVGIGAVIHGWIPEEWVAAVLGDKNPFSVVLATLIGVPMYADIFGTLPIAEALVGKGVGLGTVLAFMMAVTALSLPSLVMLKKVVKTPLLATFFGLVVTGILIIGYAFNALGGWFV, encoded by the coding sequence ATGGACCTGCTCGCAACCGTGTTCGGCTGGATGAACGACCAGCTCCTCAAGATGCTCTGGCTGAACGACCTGGTCGGCGCGTTCGTGGAGAACGTTCTGCACCTCCCGCTCGACGAGCGGCTCGGCGCGAGCGTCCAGTTCTTCCTCTACGACACGGTCAAGATCTTCGTCCTGCTCTCGACGCTGATCTTCGTCATCTCCTACGTGCAAAGCTACTTCCCGCCCGAACGGACGAAGCGCATCCTCGGCCGGTTCGACGGCATCGGCGGCAGGATCCTCGGCGCGCTGCTCGGCACCATCACGCCGTTTTGCTCGTGCTCCTCGATCCCGCTGTTCATCGGGTTCACGTCGGCGGGACTGCCGCTCGGCGTGACCTTCTCCTTCCTCATCAGCTCACCGCTCGTGGACCTCGCCTCGGTGATCCTGCTTGCGAGCATCTTCAACTGGAAGATCGCCGGCGCGTATGTAGTCGTCGGGCTCGTGCTGGCAGTGGCTGGCGGCTCGGCCATCAGCGCACTCAAGATGGAGCGGTTCGTGGAGCCGTTCGTGTACGGTTCGCACCTGGTCGACATCGACCTGCCCGAGATGACCCGGCGCGACCGACTCTCGTTCGCCTGGGATGCCGTGACCGAGATCGTGAAGCGTGTGTGGCCCTACGTGCTCGCGGGTGTAGGCATCGGCGCGGTCATCCACGGCTGGATTCCCGAGGAGTGGGTGGCGGCGGTGCTCGGCGACAAGAACCCATTCTCGGTGGTGCTCGCCACTCTGATCGGCGTCCCGATGTATGCGGATATCTTCGGCACGCTGCCGATCGCCGAGGCGCTCGTGGGCAAAGGCGTCGGCCTCGGCACGGTGCTCGCGTTCATGATGGCCGTGACCGCACTGTCGCTGCCGTCGCTCGTGATGCTCAAGAAGGTCGTCAAGACGCCGCTGCTCGCGACGTTCTTCGGCCTGGTCGTGACCGGCATCCTGATCATCGGCTACGCGTTCAACGCGCTCGGCGGCTGGTTCGTGTAG
- a CDS encoding metalloregulator ArsR/SmtB family transcription factor: MAVAEAITETQLDAALKALASGQRREIIRFLLERSAADTTCCASDEVCACKLSEHLGLAASTISHHMTALRDAGLVTARKDGTWVYYTVQRDVLAAVGAAIEGL; encoded by the coding sequence ATGGCTGTTGCTGAAGCGATCACGGAGACGCAGCTCGATGCAGCCCTGAAGGCGCTCGCCTCGGGCCAGCGGCGCGAGATCATCCGCTTCCTGCTCGAGCGCTCGGCGGCGGACACCACCTGCTGCGCCTCTGACGAGGTGTGCGCGTGCAAGCTCTCGGAGCATCTGGGGCTTGCCGCATCCACCATCTCGCATCACATGACCGCGCTCAGGGACGCCGGTCTGGTGACCGCGCGCAAGGACGGCACGTGGGTGTACTACACGGTGCAGCGTGACGTGCTCGCCGCCGTGGGCGCGGCGATCGAAGGACTCTAG
- a CDS encoding thioredoxin family protein, whose product MEIKILGTGCAKCKQLEKTVREAVDEMGLDAEVEKVTEFSDIMAYGIMSTPGLVVNGEVRLAGRLPKLAEVKSILERAGA is encoded by the coding sequence ATGGAGATCAAGATCCTCGGCACGGGATGTGCCAAGTGCAAGCAACTGGAGAAGACCGTGCGCGAGGCCGTAGACGAGATGGGCCTGGACGCCGAGGTCGAGAAGGTCACCGAGTTCTCGGACATCATGGCGTACGGCATCATGTCGACCCCCGGGCTCGTGGTGAACGGCGAGGTGCGTCTTGCCGGGCGTCTGCCGAAGCTCGCCGAAGTGAAGTCGATCCTCGAGCGCGCCGGGGCGTAG